The genomic stretch ATGCCTCTGGACCTATGGCAAGGACAATGACAAAATCGTAACTCGTAAGACATATATTTGCTTGGTATTACATATggaatatactccctctgtcctggtcatttatttacttttggttttggcacaaagaccaaggaaagaaggGGCCAGTTATTGAATGACAATGGACAAAATTGAGTGTGGagcaaattactcatcaaaaGCATTAccaaaatagaaaggtaaacaattgactcagatacccaaaaatggaaaaggaaaaCAAATGACCAGGATACTTACAATACTACCCCATAATGTGTTTGATTCATATGTGCAAGTAGCCAAATTTTGAGCCTCCTGCAACAACTCCTCTTTACTCAATCTTTTCAAGGCAACACGGGTGCTTTCACTGAGGGACGCGATGAATGTGGTTGATGATCCAAAGGCCTTCTTAGGCTGATCCCTCAGTAGTTCATCTGTAAATCAACAAAACTCTTATCACATAAACTACACTTTTCTGTGTTGCATTCCTCACAAGCTCAATGCAGAAGAATTTTCTTTCACCTTCGTTATGAGGTTTTCCGTACAATGCTTTCCTCTTCAAGAAATACCCCGTGCCACTCATAACGGGCCCTCTAAGACCGTCCATACCTTGATATTTTGTCTACATTAGATTGAAACTGCAGTTAGCTCAAACTAGTAGTACATCATAACTTCTTCATTGATCCAGATAATAAGATTTGAAGAGAAGTCGAAAAAATCACATGGAAATTCAGCAAGTTCCATCATGTTACAGTCTGATTTACCTTGAATGCTGCTCTAGCTTGGCCATCATAAATGTCATTTTTGCTAGTGTTGTAGAAAATTTGAGGGTATTGAACGAATGCTAGCGTAGGGGCCAACTTTGGGTCGAGATGGAAGCACATAGCTTGACGCGCAGAGGTTGGATCATTACAGTACATATCACAATCCAATACCAGAAAGAAAGGGCTATTGCTCAGTAAACCAGACACTCGAAGCTGAAAAATCATAGGCAAATTATCAGCAACTGACAGTTAGAAAAAAAACAGCAGAGCATTGATTCACAAGAAAGTTGATGTTTACAAGTGTGTTAACGGCTCCGGCCTTGGCATGATGAGGAAGACCTGGTCTTTTTTCCCTGGCTACGTAAACAAGAAGCGGCATTTTCACTTCACTTTCTTCTTTCTGTTTGCTGTCATGAACAATCTGATGCCAAGGTTGGCAAGAATTAAACATCAATTTAGGAGGGCATAAATTCTCAAACGAGACAGTCTCATATATTATGATCTTTCTATTTTCAATGCaagtcaacaacaacaacgacattACTCCAATACCTCAATAGCCCTCGTTTCCCACAACAAGAGGGCTTTTCAAAATTACCCATGATCAGAATTGTATAGAAAATTTCAAGCAGTGACCCGCTACTTCACAAGAGCTGAAAGTAGTCTGAAACCATGTTAACGAGTCATTTTGCTTTATTACGTCACATATTCAACAACAAAGATAGTGAATCTTTGACACTGCTATATTGGAAATGTTAAAAGGAGAAAGAcaaattgtttatttttttttttttttggtgttgaccaggagtatccctaCAAGGggctggggcaatctccttcgggttactgaaggcaatttaatgggttgacccctcccaagtttgattttttcattcgcaagagtcaggaatcgaactctgaccacttgtttaagagatgagagctcttaccactcacaccaaccAACTTTGGTAGAAAGAAAAATTGTTCATGAGTTTGTCTCATAATGCTTATATGTGAGACCATCCCAAGCGAGCCCGAGGCTAAGACCATTCACAATAGGAGTAACCAATAACCAATCCACTGGTGGAGCCAGGATTTAAAGCCAGCGGGGCGAAAAATTTCAGTAGGGATAGAGGGGTTATAGTATAAATTAACattgaaaaaattcgaaaattttaaatagaaatttcgaaaatttcaaacgcCAGCAAGCAGGGGCACGAACAACTATTACATGCTAAAACCCTAAAAccataaagaaaataaaaggctGTAATTTTTATAGTTTTACCTCAACGCAAGGGGCACGATCATTGACGACGATACATTTGGTGTCATCTTCACTTGCCTTTTCCACACTTTTTTTATAAGCTTCGAATTTTGACTGCAAAACAATGTCATTATTATACAAAACTCAATCATTTAAGTTTAATTTTGTGCAAGATTACTGATTGAGACTActtcaaagaaaaacaaaattagAAGTACCTTATTAGTTCAACCATTTTTTGTTTTTCTCGACTATCAACAAATTAGGCCTAGTTCTTTTGGAATTAATTTCAATTTAGAtgagttcagttcaattcaacttGATCCCGTGTCGTTCCTTTCCTATTCCGTTacagtcaattgtttacctttgattttggcTCATAGACCAAAGAAAGAGGAAGGGATCATTTGTAGATATAATCGTGGACTAAGATAGGGTGGATGATTAAACAACTCGAAAAACTTAACAAATtagaaaggtaaacaaacgaGTGAGACCCAAAAATGAAATTCATAAACAAATGACCAGGACGGAGGGAATAtaaatttaagttcaattcagtttacTCTCGCTCATCTTAGTCATCTATTCACTTCGGTTCATTTCAGTCCAATTCAGGTTGTAAGCTCGGTTCAATTCTATTCACAATTTCATACCTTTTAGGTCCAAAAGAACATGCCTTAATAGTGGGGGTGAGAACTTACGGGTTCTACTCCCTCTTATTCTAgataactctccctatttctttttttgtctattcacaatactctccctatttccttatttgacaaacttttatacttattttaatcaccccaccccacaacaatactccataatactcatactttatcttattttaatcaccttacccaacaataatacttattttaatcacacaatacctttcctctctccaatctcctaccccactacaatactttaccatataatactcccctCCCTTAAATCCCGTGCCCTCTATGAAAAGGGAGGGTTATTaagaatagaagggagtataaATTAATCTCAATTTCACTTCAGTTCAATTCAATCCTACAGTCTTACTTATCACTTCACTATGGTTCATTTCAGTCCAATTCGGGCtgtaagagcatccgcaaaggtggaaaTCAAGCTCCCCATATACACTCTTTTTCCTCATATGGGGCTCCTCATTGTTGCACCAACCTTCCCAATATTTGGGGCTCCACTGTTTTTAGGGATTGTCCCCAAAAGAAAAGTAAggcaatttgtgttacttttggggagattcccaaatttttgtgtgtgaattggggaaccTTATTGTTGGATAGATATAGttatgaaatggggagggtaaatggacaagttagtggaaaatgaggtggacgaataagaaaagaaaagagaaaatatggagaggttcacctttgcggatgctctaagctCTATTCAGTTCTATTCACACAATTTTGGTCCAAAAAAATTACTGTatcataagaaaaataaaaaaacaaaaaaattgcaATTAGTAAAAGGAGATTACCTTGATAACTAACTCATCATCCTTAAACTCGTCATTACGACCAACTCTTTCACCATCACAAAACGACGAGAAAAAAGCGTCAGGACACCTTGTTTTAACCTTATACTTTTCACAAAACGGAAGCCAAATCTTAGCAAACTCGGCCGCCTCCTTAATAACCTCTCTAGTTAACGGAGACCCGCCATCATCCGATAAATAAACCGCTAACTTATCATACGGGTAGTCCAACGCCAAAGCTGATATAACCGAATTCATAACCTCGACTACAGGTTCCTTCCTGGGGTCGGCCGTGCATATAAACACGTCCAACCCAGGAAGTTGATGGGCCGGAATATCTTCTGGCCCATCAATGGTCCTGACCACAGGCCTCCACCTGAAGGCCTGTGTCAGGGCCCAAACAAAGGCGAGCGTGAGCTCAGCCAATGTTGTTAGGACCCATGGTAGGCCACCAAAGTGTGGTAAAACGACGAGTTTTGAGAAACGGTAGTAGAAAACGAAGAGGATTAAGGTGGAGTGGAAGAGGATGTGAATTCGACTAAGTATTGCTCTTGTGGTTTGAACTTGGCATGTGTTACGTTGTGTTATTGGTGCCATTTTTCGAGCTGTGTgcgtttgtgtgtgtgtgtggaatTTGAGGAGGAAAATACTAGTGATGGTATAAAAATATTTGAGGAAGTGTTGCACGAGGTACTCGAGGGACTACTCGTACTTGTGTTTGATGTGCGTCATTTTGGAAGGCTGTGGTTGGTGGTTATTTTAGTGGAAATGTGGAAGTGGAGTATTTAtgttatttaatcaattttggtGACGGGATTAGAATTTATAGTTGAGTCGGAAAATAGAGTGGTtatatttattttagtaaaaatgatttcgaaattttcattgtTTAAGGAAATGATATGTCGGAGTGGTCATGGTTTGAGGTGTTAATGAGACGAAATAGTTCGCGAGCTACTCGAGAATTtgagatcggctcggtcaaagcttggCTCGGACTCGAGTTCGGCTCGAGAggttaacgagtcaagccgagcaaaggctggctcgactcgaaaagctcgcAAGCCGGCTGGAACTTGTGTGATTACATAAGATAGTGCTCATATTTtgtaaaaatattttatcattatgattatatttttgtatcacacatatcaaatGTCTCGCGAGCTTGCCAAATATCTTTACATATAAACTTCAAGCCttattattgaaaatatcgaaagaacaaaaattaaaaaaataaacagttttatataggctcgatttgggctcgagctcgcaagctttataacgagcacatttttttcaagctcgggtaagctcgagcTCGAATTTTGATTCTTGAGCACAAGCCAAGCAAGGCCAAGCTCGAACTCGActcggctcgttaacaccccCTAGTCGTGGTAGCTCTCAATCAGTGGGTGTAAAACTAATACACGTgttttaaataagaatttgtgtttgtAGATATAATGAGGATTTAGAGGTATTAAACGAAAATAAAACAAATGCTCAAATGACTTAATCGCATTAGAATATTCCTATGGATCCACAAAAGTTTGTGTGCAAGGAAAGTTTAGATCTAATGAGGTTTACAAGACTTTCAACTTCAAGTCGGAAGGCGATATCTTCATTAGTGAAAAACCCGGGCATCAGCAACAAAGAAGAAAAACACAATACTCCTCCGTATTACCAATAATTTTCGGCACAATAAACTGTGAAAAATATTCAAAACTAGTTGATTtcacaataaaaacacaatactaTTTGTGACTGTGTCGTGTCGCAGGCAACAATACTTGGTAAAACCCAAGAAGGGACTACCACAAAAGTTGATCTCTTGAAAGTGCAGAAAGCCAGAAATACATGACTTTGTATCTTGGTAAAATCCCATTACAATCCCACCGATCGAATTCCAATAAGCCTTAGCCTAATGACAGAGGCTGAGAGCTTGTGAACAATCAAGTTCGAATCTACCTTCCCTTGTATTGTATTTGTCTTGTTTCTATTCTTACAATTGATCACCCCATGGGATCATTCATAACATAAAATCTACACATTTACACAAGCAGAACAGCTCAACAGATAACTCTCACGTCTTGACGCATCAGCAGACACCAGGAGACGACCCTAGAGTGAAATGACAAGAAGTGCAGGATGTAGTGATTGCATTAGTTAACATTTTCAAGGACTCGACATATTGGGTCATTAAGTGAATTATCAAAACTGAGATATGAGATAACAAACATCAAGATACATACCTATAGTAACCCATCAAGCCAGCTGATATACTGATATACACATCTGAAAAGCTGGTATTAAATCGACCTGAAACAACTGAGGAACCTGAGTATGCTAGTTAAACATCAAATTAGCATTCAAAAGTTGTAAATTAGCATTCAAACCATTATAATGCACATATCACAGTAATTCGGTAAGGAATTACCCTTTCTGGTAAACAATGACAAACACTAATTTTGAAGAACAACAAAATCAACCTCGTGTCTCAAGGGCTTCCACAAATGGTGGGTAAGATGTATGTAGCATTACCCTAGTGCTAACAGGTTAACACAGATGTTGTTTCAAGTTGTTTCCACATCACATGCAATGATACACactaaattcaaaaaaaaagttGGCTCGCATATAAGGGATAAATGTTTCTCACCGCAGTATTTAGTCTGAATGTTATTTATATTCCCAATTCTCATGTAGGGAGGTGGAAGGATTTTCAGATTTCAGAATTTGTTTCAGCCATTTGACCCTGCATACAAGTTCCTCCAAATCGGTAATTGCGGATTCTACACTATCGCATGACATAGAATTTAGAGGAATTGCGTCATTCAGCCTCTTTTTCTTAGCAGTTGCATTTTCGGGATCCTTCTTTTCAGCAGAACTGGCTGCGGGAATTTCAGCAGAAGTATCTCTAACGTACGAACTGGAAACACTATCGGAGCAGCTAGGCTTTCGAATGGAAGAATCCCGTTCCCCGCGTGTCTGCCCTCTGTCTTTTCCAGAAATATCTTTACTTGGCTTTAGTTCACCCTTCGAGCATATTAATTTGCTTAGTAGAGGCAGTGAGCTAGTTGAGGTATGGGAAGAAATTGAGTCATTAAAATCTAAGGATGTTGATGTGGCCTTGTCTTCTACTAACGTATCAACCAAAGGTTTTGAAAATGGAGCTGCACAAAAACAAACACAACATTACCTCAATGCCTCAGAGGACCCACAAATGGCCAGATAAGGGCCAAGGGGTCGGATTGTATGCAGCCTTACACTAGTGTTCACACAGAGAGGCTATTTCGATAAGACACCAGTAGAAAAGAAGTACAAGCAAAATGCTGCACCTTGCTTTACAGGATGAATCAAATGAGCGCAAGAATGACCATTTCGACTCTCCTGCAAAACACGATAAAGAGCTTACAATAAACTTAACTAAAACATATAAACATCAAATAAAGAAGATGAGTAAATACTTCGGAACTCCGGAAGTTAACTTTGGGAACTCAGCACAGTTTCTACAGGTTTTACTAACAGTGAGAAAAATAGCACTTCAGCCGGTATGCTGTATGCACAGAGACAAGCAACAACACTACAGCTGTCAGTTATGATTATGAAACAAGTTCACGATCAAGGATGACTACAAAAAGCCTTATTATTGGAGCCTTGGAGGTAAGCTCTTTGTTGGATAGAGTCACAAACCATAAAATTGAGGGGAAAATCTATATTTATAAGggcataaaaaaaatatatagaaAAAAATATACGGCAATGGCATATTAGTCCATCTGAGCGCACTCCACTAGTTGCAAACTTGCGCTTTATGAACAAGGCACCCATAGTGCTTCATAACACCTGAGGTGCATCCATTTAATCAAAGCCACCATGGACTATAGTGCATGAGGCTGCCAAAAACTAACGCTCTCGGCAACAATCGAAATTCAAGATATATTTATGGCCAATCTAAAATCTGATAACATATGACATCAATAATTCAAAATATTTCCATTTCCACTTCCAATCATATTTTTATATTagtttttcttctcttttaaaaaaaaattatgaatacCACCCTTCGAAGACTTCACCAACTAAAACAGTTGGCATTTGCACAGGAGAACATGCTATGACTCAGTAACCCTACACTTCTACTCCCAAAAACAGAATGTGCCAGCAATCCGAACCCACGCGAGGAGTTGTTTTGAAATCAGAAATGTTGTATCAATTTAAAGTTCTATATTCCATAAAATTGGCTATTTTAGATGAAAAGTAGTAGAGTGGCACAAGCATCTCTTCGATAAGGAAATGAATAGAGTATTTCGCCATGTGTCGAATTTAAGAGAAAAGAACTCACATCTAAGTTATTTAGAACATAACCAATGACGTAATGAGAAAATTGATGAAGAAAATATACCATAGGTGCAGGAAATGTCCATCCGGAATCAGGAGACCAATTTAGTGATGGGCGAAGATCCTTGCGGCTGACAATATAAGTCAATCCTTCGCCTACTGGTTCATCCGGTAATTTAATCTGAAAAACAGTTTCAAGTCACGAGTTTTACAGGTGTAAGGAAAACGTGATCAACAAAATAGTAAGGTAGCAATGGTGGCACAACAAGAGAGCCACACAGAAGCTGGCAAGCCCAAGTCCTCATAGCCACAAGGGAGCGCAATTTGACTCCACCCACTAGAATTCAAAACTAGTCTACTTCAGAATTTAAAAACTCAAGAGAAATGTTACCTCGACAGTTTTATTACCCAAAACTTTAGTTACTGTGCCAGACCAGAAACAGCCATCTTTCTTCCAGTCAACCATGTCACCAACAATCCAGTCACCATTCACCACAACAGCAACATCTGAAATTGCATTCGTGTCAAGCAATTCACTTTCATGGTAGACTGAAGGAAACTGAGGGCGCAACATCAGCTCTCTTTTTGCCTTCTCAGAGCCCTTCTTGCGGATCTCGTACAATTTTACCCATTCAAGACCTATAATTGGTAGGTAACTGATGTTAATCAAAAAGTGTATTGAGGAATAATACAAcaaatgaattaacaaatttaatgtTGTTGTTGGTAAGGTTCCTCCATCCTTCGTTATTCAGAGAAATATCAATAAAAATTCATAACCACGTTTACTAAAGGCTACACTGCTATAGTTAGAATAGTAGAATGTACTCCCTCCATCTAAAAAAAGTCTTCCCACTTTTATTTTACACGGAAACCAATATTTAtgattaaataatgaaaagtaggGAGGAGTGGGACAAAGTTTACACGGAGACCAATAGTTTTAACATTGAAAAAAGAAAGTGAGAAAATCAATTTGAGATGGCTAAAAAAAAGGAAACTATGAAGATAATTTTGAGATAGAGGGTGCATAAGTTAGCAAAATATCCAAGTTAAAGGTAAAAAAGTAGCAGAAATGAGTATGTAATAAACTAGGAATATAACAGTGAGGTCAGCAACCGTCTAGTAAAAAGAAACGAGGAATTTCAAACATAATCTATTGCGATAGCAAAAAATTAGTTGTTTCCTATATGTCATCTTTTGCATTTCATCAAGACCTAAAGGTGATACTCCCCTGTTAAGATCAACAACAAAGCTTCCATTTAAAAGTAGCTTTGACGCTTAAGGAGGGCCCAAGGCAATGACATATGAATACTAGATAGCCAATATTTCCAAAAACATCGGCACGTAACACTCAAAGAACAACCCCTCAGAATCAAAAATGTGTACATCACCTTGCAGATGCAGCAACTTACAACTAAGTAAACCAAATATACATATTTCCTCCCAAATTGTGCCTTTCCCTTCCGCTGTCTTTACTGGAAATATATACTGCTAGCCAACTACAAACCGTTTTTATCAATGTTTATCAAGCCACAGCCAACCCCTTTTGATTCCACGCATTTCACATGCCTAATACGCTATCGTCTCGACTCCGTTACACAAAACAAACATGTGTGATTAAATTTAAACTAATGGACTATGACAATCTTACAGCACCACTTTTGACTCTCCCCTTCCTAAGAAGAAGGGAAGTACAAAGAAGATATGTgtacatttcatttttttttcattcggGGTCCTACTTAGGGCATCaacaatagaggtttgtcaacaaaggtttgtatactttttagaggtttgttgacaaacctctctaTTGTTGGAGATGGGGTTTGAGGTTCATCCATAGGAATGGTTACACATTTGTATACGGGTTTGTTGATTGACATGGCAAGTGGTCCCCTAAAAGTTAGTATATTTTAATTCTCCAAcaacatatatacaacattaccccagtgcctcaatggctcccgcaaattgcggggtaaggggggtcggatgtacgcagccttacccttgtgttagcaacacaaagaggctgtttccgaatgacccaagatgaaaattgcgtcgagaactgcatcgagggaccactacttcacaagagaa from Silene latifolia isolate original U9 population chromosome 5, ASM4854445v1, whole genome shotgun sequence encodes the following:
- the LOC141656523 gene encoding cellulose synthase-like protein G2, which translates into the protein MAPITQRNTCQVQTTRAILSRIHILFHSTLILFVFYYRFSKLVVLPHFGGLPWVLTTLAELTLAFVWALTQAFRWRPVVRTIDGPEDIPAHQLPGLDVFICTADPRKEPVVEVMNSVISALALDYPYDKLAVYLSDDGGSPLTREVIKEAAEFAKIWLPFCEKYKVKTRCPDAFFSSFCDGERVGRNDEFKDDELVIKSKFEAYKKSVEKASEDDTKCIVVNDRAPCVEIVHDSKQKEESEVKMPLLVYVAREKRPGLPHHAKAGAVNTLLRVSGLLSNSPFFLVLDCDMYCNDPTSARQAMCFHLDPKLAPTLAFVQYPQIFYNTSKNDIYDGQARAAFKTKYQGMDGLRGPVMSGTGYFLKRKALYGKPHNEDELLRDQPKKAFGSSTTFIASLSESTRVALKRLSKEELLQEAQNLATCTYESNTLWGSIVGYSYDCLLESTYCGYLLHCKGWISVYLYPKKPCFLGCATVDMNEAMLQIMKWTSGLIGVGISKFSPLTYAMSRISFMQSICYAYFAFSGLFAVFFLIYGLVIPYSLLLGIPLFPKVGDPWLLAFAGVFISALLQHLYEVLSSGETVKAWWNEQRIWIIKSISACLFGLLDAMLNKIGVLKASFRLTNKAVDKQKLDKYEKGRFDFGGARLFMIPLMILVVLNLVSLLGGLRRVIIHKNIEEMFAQLFLSFFVLALSYPILEEIVSKARKGRS
- the LOC141656525 gene encoding uncharacterized protein LOC141656525, which codes for MSKRKPLLFQVGQRAELRSSIPGFRGAWFRCELKDVARRKGEVKYRVQYFDYDDGLEWVKLYEIRKKGSEKAKRELMLRPQFPSVYHESELLDTNAISDVAVVVNGDWIVGDMVDWKKDGCFWSGTVTKVLGNKTVEIKLPDEPVGEGLTYIVSRKDLRPSLNWSPDSGWTFPAPMESRNGHSCAHLIHPVKQAPFSKPLVDTLVEDKATSTSLDFNDSISSHTSTSSLPLLSKLICSKGELKPSKDISGKDRGQTRGERDSSIRKPSCSDSVSSSYVRDTSAEIPAASSAEKKDPENATAKKKRLNDAIPLNSMSCDSVESAITDLEELVCRVKWLKQILKSENPSTSLHENWEYK